The segment CTTTAGCAACAGAATCACGACCAAATGCCTTCACCTTGAATTTGTTGCCTGGACCCCGAAGATTGTGAGACCCGTTTTTAAAACGTTTGAGGTTTCCAATTTTCGAAGAAGATAAGGAGACAGCCAAATTCGCATCAACAGAATGAGAATTGGGATCCCAATTTTCTACAAACTTAATGACTCAATGAAATTCTGGATTCAAGGTTGTCACAACAGATTTTTCTACTAAATTACGTGAAGTGCCTTGGGTTAACAAATTTAATTCCCTACTGGAATTATCATGCGAAATAAGAATGTGGGTTTCTTTTGAATTAACGTCACCCACTATGCACAAATAAGGAGTTGGGTTTCATTCTACGGAAATGAAAGTATTAGCCCGTTGGGAATTTTTGGAACCACCAAGCCTAGAACCCATCCTTAAAGGCCCAAAACATCCTGTCTTTGAGATCCAGCAGAAACCTTGGCACTTTGCTTGGAAGACCCATTAACCATTTTGGAGGAACCAGCAGCGTTTGGGTCTACCAGGCCCAACTCCTTATCTGTTTTTTCCTGATCCAACCCCTGACCTGTAGCAACTTATTCTACAAGTGACAGTGGAACCCCAAAATCCCAAATTTGTTCATCGTTGTCCGTGGGAGTTGACCCTTCTTCATGTAAGGGGTTGTAATAAATGGCAACCCCTTTTCCTTTCAACTTTGCTGAATCAAGGGGATTGGGTTCCCCATTAATGGCTCAGTTCCCATCCCTCAAATCATGGATAACGTTAAAGCGAGATCCCATCGATCCCGttactttcttttcttctcatccAATTGCTGATTTCCGGCTAAGTATACTATTCCGTCGATTAACCACCATCCATGGCCCAAACATATCCAAATCTTTCCTGTTCTCATCTGAGATCAGATTTTCTTGGTTCATTTCCCCTAACGCTGTAACACAGTTGGGAACAGAGGAGCAGGAATCTTTAAAGTGACCAAAATGACCACAAGAAAAACAAATATTGGGAAGAGACTCATACTTAACGTGTCGAATACATCCATCAACTTTGATTTTAGAAACCAACGGATTGTTAAGGTCAAGAAAAATCGCCATACGAACAAAACGGCCCCTTTGCGCATTACCAGTGTTAACATCCAGTTTTATGACTTGCCCAATCGTCTCCCCGATGCTCTTTAAAATACTCTGCCAATACAAAAAAACCAGGAATTCCCGAAAGTCAAATCCAAGCAACCACGTTGGATGGGAATGGCTAGGAAGTGGAGAAGGATTTTGTCCATGGTTGAATACTGTCCAAAAATAATCCAAGGTCCTTCCGTGAGGGCCCGAGTATAATTCGATTCCTTTTGGAACTTCACCATGAAATAATCATTTTCCAAGTTCATAATTTTAATGGGGGTAGTTGGTTTCCAGAGGTTATAGATTTTATTCGAGAGCGTTTGGAAACCTATTTTCTTTCCCAAAAGTTTAACCACAACCGCACAAGACATACCTTGATATAAGATTTGATGAATCCTATCAGAGAAATGAATAGAGGGCAAACCATCCTTTGTTCCAGTTGTAACATCTCCATCAAGAAGTTGTAAGTCATCATTATCCTGTCCGATCACACTCTTTCCTGTATCCCTCGAAGCACCAAGCAACATGTCTTTGAAAGATACTCGTGAGTTAGCAGGCTTTTCAATACCATTAGAAATCCCAATTACGTCCACATCATTGCTACGCATACGAATTTTTTAGTGGCCTTCTCCTCCAAAGAGTTCAACGAAGAAGAAGAATAATGTTGAATATCTTCTAGTGTCGAATTCTCTCTAGGTTGGAACATTTTCTCACGCTTTTGGATACTCATTTTAAATACATGATTTAAAACTAAATACTAATAATAAACTTACTGTTTGATAAACTAAAAATTTGagtgatgaaaaattaagtattgTACATTTGTAGTGATAAATTTTTAAGTGCAAAATGtttggtaaattagtaaatataactattaaatataattatatttttgataaaaataaatatttgttttaaaagattatttattttaattttaatattattaatataatattttatattattttggatagTTTTGGATAAAGGTAAATATAGCAATTTGAATATCtcaattttttttaacaaaataaaatcaacttaatatttttaCCTTTGGTAATAAGTAGCTATTTACCTACTTATCGTATTCaacattttttttgttaaatattttatattaaataaaaagttaaaatgattATGCAATATATTTAGAGTTTTAGCGTTTGTTTGGGTGAGGAATTTGTAAaagggtttatttttatttttggtagaaaaaaactatatattttaaatttattttattaaaattatttataaaatgttaCAAATATAACTGTAtccatgtttttatattattttttaatataattattcttattttatttatttttaatttataaaatttcaataactttatttttctaaatcaaataattcatcCAAACAAAGCAATTACAAATCCTAGCATTTTGAATTGATAAATTCTAATTTTAAAAtctcaaaaattttgaaatttttcgtCCAAACACTcttaaaatattaaatgttaaaaaatttataatttattaaacacATCCTAAATCAACATGCAAATGGATTTGGGattgaatattttaaatatataattttaaaataaattaaattatttttaaactttttatataATTAGTCAGTTgagaataataataaatcaatTGGTGAGTTAACATGTAGAACaaacaatttaaatatataatttaaaaacaataatcaaactaaaataaattttagaatttgatgtCTTAGAAATCAGAATAATACAAATTGAGATACAACACAAATACgacataaaacaaaaataaaaataaaaattaacatatatatgataagatacatataaaataaattattaatatataataatgtaTAAACGAAGATAAGCACATAATGTtcttttttcttctctcttttttctcTCCCAGACTCCCAAattataagaaaaaataaaaccaatgtatcttttatatatatatatagacatgcAACAGGACTAAACCGGGTTCAACAACAGCAATTTAAGTCAGAAAAGAAAACATGAGCATTAAGACTCATCCGGTAAATCAGACTTTTTTCAATCTACCAAAAGGATCCAACTTATCTATATATAACTAATTTGGCATCTAATCATCTAATTGAAAACATCCTCTCCCTGTAGCCTAAACCATATCCAATATCAAAAAGACTTTGTTCAACTGGCAGGTCCACTCCAATTCGGAGGAAGTCGGTCCGATGCCGCGGGGGGCATGCTACAGACGTTGATGTTGATGGGGTACAGACGGTATTTAATATCCAAATCGTTGAAAATCTTAACTAGCTCTTCGATCAAGAGAGCCCTTCTTATAAACCTCTCTCCCATGTCTTGGTGGTTCATTCTATGTGTCACCCATATTGCTATCCTTACTCGATTCAACTCTTCAAGCTCCTTAAATATAATCATCGTATCTTGATACCAGTGGTCACTCTTGTGCTCGATGTAGCTGCAGTAAGAAACGATTAAATCGAATCAGACATGTATAATGCATTTCACTAGTGCTAATGCTCGCCGCATAGGACAGTATACTCAACTAGACAATATGCTCATACAATGTACTATTGAGGTGACCGCGCAACAGCAAAATGCAATATGTTTTAACTACGAAGACTTCTTTTTTCTACTCACCTCATTATCCTCTGCTTCATGAGACCGATCTTTTCAGCAGGAGTTTTCACATGAATACAGAATTCAACTATCTCTAACATGTCAGGGCTACGGTAGTAGTTATGTATGGCCTTAGTAGCCAGGACGCTGTTTGGGATTATGATCTTCTGGTTATCATATCTTAGGAAAACAGTAGTCAAGATGTTCATTTCCTCCACGATCATCTGACAATTTGAATGAACATTAAGATAAAAGAGAAGAAACAGAAACAAGGATTCATGTGGTTGTTAAAAGTACCTGAATTCCATCGATTTCACACCGGTCACCCACATCAAACGGGTGCATAACGAACAAGAATATAATAGCTTCAAATATCGTCTTGCAAGTGTTTCCAAATATGAATGCAACTAGAAGCAGTTGAGAGCTAATGAAAACAAGGACTTTGCTGGAGGCGATTTCAAGTATGAGGAGCCATATAACCAATATGATGATGCCGACCAAAACGTTTACCATCCGATGAAGCTTGTTTACAGCTGTTTTGGTATCATTCAGTGTCAAGGCAAGTGCCCTTCGTTCTCTAAAAGCATTGACCTAAAAGGTTGAAATACATCAGCTTTACAAAGTAAATCTTAAGCTTCTACCTGCAACTTCTATTAAGTTCTACTTTCTATTATGTTAGAAGTAAAATCATACTGCAAAGAATGGTTTCTCCAATTCTTACCACCCAATTCTTGAGGGCTTTCTTGCTAATTCTCTTGCTTTCAGATGCTTCTTCAAAGAAGCTCATAGTCTTCAAGGCCTCATCTTCTTGCAGAAAACGTTCAATGTCCTCCAAATAGATGAATCTAAGAAGATCATTATTAGCGGTAAGACGATAAGAAAGCCTCATTGGTGCATGTGCTCATAAGAACACAAGCCAAACAATTAATAACATGAAAACCTGCAACTAATTCGGTCAAATTTAGTGATTGTAACATGTTTTACGATCAAACCATAAGCTTTCATGGCTAAACTAGCAGCCCTTGAAAGTTCAATGATAAACACCACACTCCACATACATGCATAATATATTGCAGAATAAATGAGATTCATGGACTTACCTGGATCCCGGCTTAGCAACATTCTCAAAGATTTTCCTTGCTGCAGCTTTTGCCTCGTATTCATTTCTAATTTGATTCGCAGACTCGTCTTCGAAAGCTGAACCATGGATCTGCTCATCTAAAGTGGAAAGAGCTCCATGGCGGATTATGTGCACTAACCTTTTCATGTTCCAAGCAGAGACATTTTTAGTATTCAGTTTGTGCAAGTGATCAATTGTAATCCCCTTATCATCCTTCTCTCCCTTTCCTGCCGAAAAGGCAGGGGAAAGCAGAGGGCTTTTTCCTCGAGGAGTTTTCTGGATTCGTCCACTCCCTGTCTGTTTCCCAGAATAGGGCGATGAAACGGTGGATGTTTTGAGACCAGGGGGAATGGTAGCACCAGCTTTCTGTAAGTTCATAACTTCATTCGTGATCTTCTCTTCTTCCTCCTCTGCCCTTCGAATTTCGATCAAAGGAGGACCCGAAAGTGTCTCGATCACATACTGATTGAACAAGGAATCCTGGATTCGATCAAAAAAAGTGCTCACGTGGAAAGATGATGCTAATACCTTGACCAAAAGGGTCTTCACTAGCCACAACAATACACCAACCAATAGACAAACCAAAATTTTAGTCACATATCCAAGGAATTTACTCTTTGTTTCCTTTTGAACTTTCTTATCAAACAAGTAATGCCAAGCAATCAAAACCAGTCCTAACCACAAGCAATTTCTAACCGGTTTCCTCACTCCATAAACAAAATACAATACCCTTTTCCTCAAAAGAAAATTCCTCTCTATAAAAAACACAATTATCCTTATAATCCACCCAGAAACCAACCTACCACATATTAAAACCAATACCAAAACTTCCCATTTCCACAACATGAGGCTCCATAAACTTTTCTTTCTTAAATAAGGAATTGTAAGACTACAAACTAAACCAGCAATTATCAAAATCAAACTTAACCATTCAAGCAAAACCAAAACACTTAACTTGTTTTTCTTGTACTCATCAGGCAAATCTTCTTCAAGCAATGGATCATCCTCTTCTTCCTCCATGCTTTTCCCTAGAACCCCAGATCTCATTATCTGTCTTGACTTCCCTGCTCCAGATTTGGCTGACTTTGGCTCCCCTTTTTCCGGTGTGGGAGGATCCATCAACCTGGACTTTGTTTTGGTTATTAACAAGCTTGATTTCCTTTGAAAAGAACGACCTTCACTTCTTTTAGAAGAAGAGTTTGAGCTACACTTTACAACCCCATCACTCTCTTCTTTTGTTGGAGATGGTGAGCCTTTACTTTGTCTTCTTCTTACAGGGTTGTTTTCAAAAGACACCCTGGGAAAAGCAGCTGCCGAAGGCGACGGTGCCGGTGATGGTGATTCGGCTACTGTAGGCAGTATACCGCCGCGATGAGGTGGTTCTTGTTGAAGTTCTTCCATTTCCAAATCCATATCCAATGAGAACTCACCTGAAGCTTTTTGTTTATGCAAAAACTGACCGATCAACTTCGATGGTGGATCTTCGGTGGCTGCCTGTTTGCTTGGCATGAAATCAAAGCCTTCACTTTCCCTATTACTATTATTACCACTACTGCCAGCACCATTCATATTCACATTCGCTTCATTCCAGTTCCCTTCGATTTTCCCATTGTCGTTCCAAAAATCATAGCTAGACTCTCTCCAAATCTTACCTCCATCGGCGGCGGTGACTGCTCCGCCGTAAACAGGAGTACCACCGTCATTGCTTCTGTCATCAATCTTCAAGATGATTTCTTTCCGGTCACCCGAATTAACGGTCATGGTTTTGCTGATCTTAAGCCAGACAAACAATCATGTAacgtgaagaaaagaaaaaagaaattagAAAAAGTGGGGTAGGAAAGATTTAACGATTCAGACAGTTTTGAGTTAAAAAAAATGCGAACTTTTGTGTTGGGGGGGTGAAAAGAAAAGTACGAGGTGCTGTTTGATTCCTGAGAAAGTGCAAGAAAATCTAATCTTTTTCCCCTTTAGTTTTTCCTTGTCGATGACGCGTGTCGTTAATCAGAGCGTGAAGGAGTGGAAAAGatgaagatttttttttaaagaccATGAACGCAGAGAAAGAAGAAACACAACATGTGGCTGCACACAG is part of the Gossypium arboreum isolate Shixiya-1 chromosome 5, ASM2569848v2, whole genome shotgun sequence genome and harbors:
- the LOC108483797 gene encoding mechanosensitive ion channel protein 6-like; protein product: MTVNSGDRKEIILKIDDRSNDGGTPVYGGAVTAADGGKIWRESSYDFWNDNGKIEGNWNEANVNMNGAGSSGNNSNRESEGFDFMPSKQAATEDPPSKLIGQFLHKQKASGEFSLDMDLEMEELQQEPPHRGGILPTVAESPSPAPSPSAAAFPRVSFENNPVRRRQSKGSPSPTKEESDGVVKCSSNSSSKRSEGRSFQRKSSLLITKTKSRLMDPPTPEKGEPKSAKSGAGKSRQIMRSGVLGKSMEEEEDDPLLEEDLPDEYKKNKLSVLVLLEWLSLILIIAGLVCSLTIPYLRKKSLWSLMLWKWEVLVLVLICGRLVSGWIIRIIVFFIERNFLLRKRVLYFVYGVRKPVRNCLWLGLVLIAWHYLFDKKVQKETKSKFLGYVTKILVCLLVGVLLWLVKTLLVKVLASSFHVSTFFDRIQDSLFNQYVIETLSGPPLIEIRRAEEEEEKITNEVMNLQKAGATIPPGLKTSTVSSPYSGKQTGSGRIQKTPRGKSPLLSPAFSAGKGEKDDKGITIDHLHKLNTKNVSAWNMKRLVHIIRHGALSTLDEQIHGSAFEDESANQIRNEYEAKAAARKIFENVAKPGSRFIYLEDIERFLQEDEALKTMSFFEEASESKRISKKALKNWVVNAFRERRALALTLNDTKTAVNKLHRMVNVLVGIIILVIWLLILEIASSKVLVFISSQLLLVAFIFGNTCKTIFEAIIFLFVMHPFDVGDRCEIDGIQMIVEEMNILTTVFLRYDNQKIIIPNSVLATKAIHNYYRSPDMLEIVEFCIHVKTPAEKIGLMKQRIMSYIEHKSDHWYQDTMIIFKELEELNRVRIAIWVTHRMNHQDMGERFIRRALLIEELVKIFNDLDIKYRLYPININVCSMPPAASDRLPPNWSGPAS